A single region of the Deltaproteobacteria bacterium genome encodes:
- a CDS encoding cytochrome b/b6 domain-containing protein, with the protein MRRGRRRGAESIRRFSRMRIAEHWCIVLSTLVLFATGLSQRFWHLDFSQWLILQLGGIDNVRWIHRYTGVFFSVELMLNVAVAVAGVTRGRWEASMAITRKDFTDAIRNMRYYFGLDDHPARCDRYDYMEKFEYWTILMGGFLMVATGAVLWFPIPATRILPGEIIPAAKALHSNEALVIFLINALWHIINAVFSPEVFPLDSSIFTGYISRERMMREHPLELARIDEAAALGASPGRESPAPEAGAAQGASG; encoded by the coding sequence ATGAGGCGAGGTCGTCGGCGCGGGGCGGAATCGATCCGGAGATTCTCCCGGATGCGGATCGCGGAGCACTGGTGCATCGTGCTCTCGACGCTCGTCCTGTTCGCCACGGGGCTCTCGCAGAGGTTCTGGCACCTGGACTTCTCCCAGTGGCTGATCCTCCAGCTGGGCGGGATCGACAACGTCCGGTGGATCCACCGGTACACGGGCGTCTTCTTCTCGGTCGAGCTGATGCTGAACGTGGCCGTCGCCGTGGCCGGGGTCACCCGGGGCCGGTGGGAGGCGTCGATGGCCATCACGAGGAAGGATTTCACGGACGCGATCCGGAACATGCGGTACTACTTCGGGCTCGACGACCACCCCGCCCGGTGCGACCGGTACGACTACATGGAGAAGTTCGAATACTGGACGATCCTGATGGGCGGGTTCCTGATGGTCGCCACGGGAGCGGTCCTGTGGTTCCCCATCCCGGCGACCCGGATCCTTCCCGGCGAGATCATCCCCGCCGCGAAGGCGCTGCACTCCAACGAGGCGCTGGTGATCTTCCTCATCAACGCGCTCTGGCACATCATCAACGCCGTGTTCAGCCCCGAGGTCTTCCCGCTGGACTCGAGCATCTTCACCGGGTACATCTCGCGGGAGCGGATGATGCGGGAGCACCCCCTCGAACTGGCCCGGATCGACGAGGCCGCCGCCCTCGGCGCGAGCCCGGGGCGGGAATCCCCGGCGCCGGAGGCCGGCGCGGCCCAGGGGGCCTCCGGGTAG